In Sphingomonas sp. KC8, the sequence GGACCTATCCGCAGGATCAGCTCCTCGCGCTGAAGGCGGCCGCGGATCGCGCCCGAGCGGCTCAGCCGGTCGCGACCGGGCTGTCGGTCGATCAGCTCCATTTCGACTACGTGATCTCCGGAGACCGGCCGGCCTGGCGTCCGGTTCGCGCCTTCGACGACGGCCGTCAGACCTTCATCGAGTTTCCGGCCGATCTCGGCACCGGCGAAGCGCCGCCTCTCTTCCTCGTCGATGCGAAAGGGGCGGCTCAGCTGGTCAACTATCGCGTGCAGGGGCGATACTATGTCGTCGACCGCCTGTTCGATGCGGCCGAGCTCCGCCTTGGCCTGAAGCGGCAGGACATCGTGCGGATCAGTCGGGCCGACACGCGGCGGAGGGCGTCGTGACCGAGAGCGCCCCCCCGCAGAATGCGAAGCTCGACCCGGAAACGCTCGCGATCCGCGCGCGTCCGCCGCGCGCCATCCGGTTCAAGCGCGGTGTGATCATCGCGATCACCGCGATTGGGTCGGTCAGTCTCATCGCCGTGACATGGATGGCGCTGAAACCGCGCCTGTTCCAGCACGGTGAAACCCAGCAGGAGCTGTCGCAGCCGAACGTCCGGCCGATGAGCGACGGCTTGAGCGACGCGCCCGCGACGTATGGCGATGTGCCTCGGCTTGGTCCGCCGCTCCCGGGCGATCTCGGAAAGCCGATCCTCGAACGCCAGCAGCAGCTGGTGACCGGTGTGGATCCCGGCAGCCAGCAGCTTCAGCAGGCGGAGGCCGCCGAACGCGAGCGCCGCCTAGCCGAGCTAAAGGCTGCGCGGGAATCCGGGGTGCTTGTGCAGAACCGACAGACCTCGGCCCCGACCGAACCGACTTCGGCCGCGCCGCCGCCCGCACCGGCGAGCGAGGCGGACAAGGTCGCGCTCGATCCCGATCGGGACCCAAACGCGCAGGGGCGCAAGGCCGCCTTTGTCGGCAAACGGGATTCGAAGGGGGACATCAATCCCTATGCACTGTCGGCGCTGCCGTCACCGTACACGCTGTCGGCCGGCAGCGTGATTTCGGCGAGCCTTATCACCGGCCTGCGATCCGACCTTCCCGGGCTGGTCACCGCCCAGGTCACGGAGAACACCTACGACAGCGCGACCGGGCGCATCCTCCTCGTGCCGCAGGGGACCCGGCTCGTCGGGAACTATGACAGTGTCGTTGCCTTCGGCCAGAAGCGGGCACTGATCGTCTGGCAGCGCATCATCATGCCAGACGGAAGTTCGCTGCGTATCGACAACGTGCCGGCGACCGACCCGTCCGGCTATGCCGGCCTCGCTGATAAGGTCGACTTCCACACGTGGCAGCTTCTGAAGGGCGTTGTCCTGTCGACGTTGCTTGGGATGAGTTCCGAGCTGGCGCTGTCCGGGCAGAGCGACCTCGTACAGGCGATCCGGATGTCGACGCAGGACAATGTCGCGCGTGCCGGCGATCAGATCACGCAGCGCAATCTCGGAATCCAGCCGACGATCACCATACGTCCCGGCGCTCCGGTTCGGCTCGTGGTGCATAAGGATCTCATATTTGCTCCTCCGGCAGACGGGAGGGAATAAATGGCCGACATCAAGCTACCGCAACTGCCTGATCGTACCCCGGTGAAGCTCACCATCTCGGTAATGCCCGACCTCCTTCACGCGCTGAATGAATATGCCGCGCTCTATGCCAAAACCTATTCACGCGATGAGCCGGTTGCAGAACTTATCCCTGCCATGCTTGGCGCTTTCCTCGAGAGCGACAAGAGCTTTGCGCGCATCAGGTCAAAGGCTTGAGCGATGGCGCAGAACACCGAACGTCAGCCGAGCGCCGTCGTCATTGAGCCCCTGACGGTTCGTATCTCGACGGCAGTGCAGCTCACCGGCATCAGCCGCTCCCGGCTGTATGAACTCATACAGGCGGGTGACCTGGAGACCGTCAA encodes:
- a CDS encoding TrbI/VirB10 family protein encodes the protein MTESAPPQNAKLDPETLAIRARPPRAIRFKRGVIIAITAIGSVSLIAVTWMALKPRLFQHGETQQELSQPNVRPMSDGLSDAPATYGDVPRLGPPLPGDLGKPILERQQQLVTGVDPGSQQLQQAEAAERERRLAELKAARESGVLVQNRQTSAPTEPTSAAPPPAPASEADKVALDPDRDPNAQGRKAAFVGKRDSKGDINPYALSALPSPYTLSAGSVISASLITGLRSDLPGLVTAQVTENTYDSATGRILLVPQGTRLVGNYDSVVAFGQKRALIVWQRIIMPDGSSLRIDNVPATDPSGYAGLADKVDFHTWQLLKGVVLSTLLGMSSELALSGQSDLVQAIRMSTQDNVARAGDQITQRNLGIQPTITIRPGAPVRLVVHKDLIFAPPADGRE
- a CDS encoding helix-turn-helix domain-containing protein gives rise to the protein MAQNTERQPSAVVIEPLTVRISTAVQLTGISRSRLYELIQAGDLETVKVGRTTLIPFRSLKALVDS
- a CDS encoding DUF2274 domain-containing protein, with product MADIKLPQLPDRTPVKLTISVMPDLLHALNEYAALYAKTYSRDEPVAELIPAMLGAFLESDKSFARIRSKA